From Methylobacterium radiodurans, a single genomic window includes:
- a CDS encoding formate--tetrahydrofolate ligase produces the protein MPSDIEIARAATLKPIAAVAEKLGIPDEALHNYGKHIAKLDHGFIAGLEGRPEGKLVLVTAISPTPAGEGKTTTTVGLGDALNRIGQKTMICLREPSLGPCFGMKGGAAGGGKAQVVPMEQINLHFTGDFHAITSAHSLAAALIDNHVYWANELNIDVRRIFWRRVVDMNDRALRQITQSLGGVANGFPREDGFDITVASEVMAVFCLARNLEDLEERLGRIVIAETRDRKLVTLKDVKATGAMTVLLKDALQPNLVQTLEGNPALIHGGPFANIAHGCNSVIATRAGLRLADYTVTEAGFGADLGAEKFLDIKCRQAGIGPSAVVIVATVRALKMHGGVNKKDLGGENIEALERGFANLARHVTNVRNFGLPVVVAVNHFYADTDAEHARLRELCSERLGVEAITCKHWAEGGAGAEALAQAVVRLSEGGAQPITYTYETESKLTDKIKAIATKLYGAADIQLESKAAQKLAAFEKEGYGNLPVCMAKTQYSFSTDPTLIGAPEGHIVGVRDVRLSAGAGFVVVICGEIMTMPGLPKVPAADTIRLDASGQIDGLF, from the coding sequence ATGCCGTCAGACATCGAGATCGCTCGCGCCGCCACCCTGAAGCCAATCGCCGCGGTGGCGGAGAAGCTCGGCATCCCGGACGAGGCCCTGCACAATTACGGGAAGCACATCGCCAAGCTCGACCACGGCTTCATCGCGGGCCTCGAAGGCCGGCCCGAGGGCAAGCTGGTGCTCGTCACCGCGATCTCGCCGACGCCGGCCGGCGAGGGCAAGACCACCACGACGGTGGGCCTGGGCGACGCGCTGAACCGCATCGGCCAGAAGACCATGATCTGCCTGCGCGAGCCCTCGCTCGGCCCCTGCTTCGGCATGAAGGGGGGCGCGGCCGGCGGCGGCAAGGCGCAGGTCGTGCCGATGGAGCAGATCAACCTGCACTTCACCGGCGATTTCCACGCCATCACCTCGGCCCACAGCCTCGCGGCGGCGCTGATCGACAACCACGTCTACTGGGCGAACGAGCTCAACATCGACGTGCGCCGCATCTTCTGGCGCCGCGTCGTGGACATGAACGACCGGGCGCTGCGCCAGATCACCCAGTCGCTCGGCGGCGTCGCCAACGGCTTTCCGCGCGAGGACGGCTTCGACATCACGGTCGCCTCCGAAGTGATGGCGGTGTTCTGCCTCGCCCGGAACCTGGAAGACCTGGAGGAGCGGCTCGGCCGCATCGTCATCGCCGAGACCCGCGACCGCAAGCTCGTCACGCTGAAGGACGTCAAGGCCACGGGCGCCATGACCGTGCTCCTGAAGGACGCGCTGCAGCCCAACCTCGTGCAGACGCTGGAGGGCAACCCGGCCCTGATCCACGGCGGCCCCTTCGCCAACATCGCGCACGGCTGCAACTCGGTGATCGCCACGCGGGCGGGCCTGAGGCTCGCCGACTACACCGTGACGGAAGCGGGCTTCGGTGCCGATCTCGGGGCGGAGAAGTTCCTCGACATCAAGTGCCGTCAGGCCGGCATCGGCCCCTCGGCGGTCGTCATCGTCGCCACGGTGCGCGCCCTCAAGATGCACGGCGGCGTCAACAAGAAGGATCTCGGGGGCGAGAACATCGAGGCGCTGGAGCGGGGCTTCGCCAACCTCGCCCGCCACGTCACCAACGTGCGCAATTTCGGCCTGCCGGTGGTTGTGGCGGTCAACCACTTCTACGCCGACACCGACGCGGAGCACGCGCGCCTCAGGGAACTCTGCAGCGAGCGTCTCGGCGTCGAGGCCATCACCTGCAAGCACTGGGCGGAGGGCGGGGCGGGCGCCGAGGCGCTGGCCCAGGCGGTGGTCCGTCTCTCCGAGGGCGGCGCGCAGCCGATCACCTACACCTACGAGACCGAGTCCAAGCTCACCGACAAGATCAAGGCGATCGCGACCAAGCTCTACGGCGCGGCCGACATCCAGCTCGAATCGAAGGCTGCCCAGAAGCTCGCCGCGTTCGAGAAGGAGGGCTACGGCAACCTGCCGGTCTGCATGGCCAAGACGCAGTACTCGTTCTCGACCGATCCGACCCTGATCGGCGCGCCGGAGGGACACATCGTCGGCGTGCGCGACGTGCGGCTCTCGGCGGGCGCGGGCTTCGTGGTGGTGATCTGCGGGGAGATCATGACCATGCCGGGCCTGCCCAAGGTGCCGGCCGCCGACACGATCCGCCTCGACGCGAGCGGACAGATCGACGGGCTTTTCTGA
- a CDS encoding response regulator — MARILLVDDEETVRGFLKRGLEIDGHAVVTAIDGSDGLDRLNEADGAFDLLLTDIRMPLMDGIALALAAKRDFPDLTILLMTGFADQRERARGLDAIVTDVLTKPFSLADLRATVNRALSA, encoded by the coding sequence ATGGCGCGCATCCTGCTCGTGGATGACGAGGAAACAGTCCGGGGCTTCCTGAAGCGGGGGCTGGAGATCGACGGCCACGCCGTCGTCACGGCGATCGACGGCAGCGACGGGCTCGACCGGCTGAACGAGGCCGATGGCGCCTTCGACTTGCTGCTCACCGACATCCGCATGCCGCTGATGGACGGCATCGCGCTGGCGCTCGCGGCCAAGCGCGACTTCCCCGACCTGACCATCCTGCTGATGACGGGCTTCGCCGACCAGCGCGAGCGCGCCCGCGGCCTCGACGCCATCGTCACGGACGTGCTGACCAAGCCCTTCTCGCTGGCGGATCTGCGCGCCACCGTGAACCGCGCCCTCTCGGCCTGA
- the hpt gene encoding hypoxanthine phosphoribosyltransferase, which produces MTEASRRVRVLFDEAAIARRNAEIAEAIVAAKPENLLVVAVLKGSFMFAADLLRALHHVGLAPHVEFVHLSSYRTGTVSSGQVEILRDVQSEVRGRDVLLVDDILESGRTLVFAKDLLMARGARRVMTAVLLEKPGKRAVTIDADFVGFTCPDVFVVGYGMDAAHAFRQLPFVGLVDFDNADPDLFDGG; this is translated from the coding sequence ATGACCGAAGCCTCACGACGCGTGCGCGTCCTGTTCGACGAAGCCGCCATCGCCCGCCGCAACGCGGAGATCGCCGAGGCGATCGTGGCCGCCAAGCCTGAGAACCTGCTGGTGGTCGCGGTGCTCAAGGGCAGCTTCATGTTCGCCGCCGACCTGCTGCGCGCGCTGCACCATGTCGGGCTCGCCCCCCATGTCGAGTTCGTGCACCTGTCGAGCTACCGCACCGGCACCGTCTCTTCGGGCCAGGTCGAGATCCTGCGCGACGTGCAGAGCGAGGTGCGCGGCCGCGACGTGCTCCTCGTCGACGACATCCTGGAATCGGGCCGGACGCTCGTCTTCGCCAAGGACCTGCTGATGGCCCGCGGCGCCCGCCGTGTGATGACGGCGGTGCTCCTGGAGAAGCCCGGCAAGCGGGCGGTGACGATCGACGCGGACTTCGTCGGCTTCACCTGCCCGGACGTGTTCGTGGTGGGCTACGGCATGGATGCGGCCCACGCCTTCCGGCAATTGCCCTTCGTCGGGCTGGTGGATTTCGACAACGCCGATCCCGACCTGTTCGACGGCGGCTGA
- a CDS encoding zinc-ribbon domain-containing protein, which yields MLITCPTCASSYQVEIGRVGMEGRSVRCAACRETWFITPAEVLAAHAAELAEAEAAEPSATDWQEASAEVREAVGADVVENVPPEPAVAKGRRAGPKPRKRRPVGARRGLPGFSPALAAGLALLAALPLACLARTAVVRAVPQSAALYAGIGLPVNLRGLEIRDVVAFRNPAEAGRPAELVLEGDLVGLARDSAPVPPLAVEVRDAEGRTLRRFAVAAPRAALAPGERARFRASLLDPPAEGRGLQIRFAAEPPALTLASAVGKSAHP from the coding sequence ATGCTGATCACCTGCCCCACCTGCGCCAGCAGCTACCAGGTCGAGATCGGCCGGGTCGGCATGGAGGGGCGCTCGGTCCGCTGCGCCGCCTGCCGCGAGACCTGGTTCATCACCCCCGCCGAGGTGCTGGCCGCGCACGCGGCGGAGCTGGCCGAGGCGGAGGCCGCCGAGCCGTCGGCGACGGACTGGCAGGAGGCCTCAGCCGAGGTCCGCGAGGCGGTGGGTGCGGACGTGGTCGAGAACGTGCCGCCCGAGCCGGCCGTCGCGAAGGGACGGCGCGCCGGGCCTAAGCCGCGCAAGCGGAGGCCCGTGGGGGCGCGGCGCGGGCTGCCGGGCTTCTCGCCGGCGCTCGCCGCGGGCCTCGCGCTGCTGGCCGCGCTGCCGCTCGCCTGTCTGGCCCGCACTGCCGTAGTGCGGGCGGTGCCCCAGAGCGCCGCGCTCTATGCCGGGATCGGCCTGCCGGTGAACCTGCGCGGGCTGGAGATCCGCGACGTGGTGGCGTTCCGCAATCCCGCCGAGGCCGGGCGCCCGGCCGAGCTGGTGCTGGAGGGCGACCTCGTCGGGCTCGCCCGCGACAGCGCGCCGGTGCCGCCGCTCGCAGTCGAGGTGCGCGACGCCGAGGGCCGGACCCTGCGCCGCTTCGCCGTCGCGGCCCCGCGCGCCGCGCTCGCGCCGGGCGAGCGCGCCCGCTTCCGCGCGAGCCTCCTCGATCCGCCCGCCGAGGGGCGCGGGCTGCAGATCCGGTTCGCGGCCGAGCCGCCCGCGCTGACGCTGGCCTCCGCAGTGGGGAAATCCGCCCATCCGTAA
- the ftsE gene encoding cell division ATP-binding protein FtsE — MPGAKSRNGVPRGCAALKTASLLSGAEAPVVQFENVGMRYGLGPEVLSDVSFKIAPHSFQFLTGPSGAGKTTLLRLILLSVRPTRGLVSVFGEEVSGISSGALTGLRRRMGVVFQDFRLLDHLTTYENVALPLRVQGRAETSYRAEVVELLRWVGLGERMHALPPLLSGGEKQRAAIARALIGRPDLLLADEPTGNVDPGLGRRLLRLFLELNKLGTSVIIATHDYGIMDTVPARRMVLGEGRLRIEA, encoded by the coding sequence ATGCCGGGGGCCAAGTCCCGAAACGGTGTCCCGCGAGGTTGCGCAGCTTTGAAGACGGCAAGCCTGCTCTCCGGCGCCGAGGCCCCGGTGGTCCAGTTCGAGAATGTCGGGATGCGCTACGGCCTGGGGCCGGAGGTGCTCTCCGACGTGAGCTTCAAGATCGCGCCGCACTCCTTCCAGTTCCTCACCGGACCGTCGGGCGCGGGCAAGACCACGCTGCTGCGCCTGATCCTGCTCTCGGTGCGGCCGACGCGGGGGCTCGTCTCGGTCTTCGGCGAGGAGGTCAGCGGCATCTCCAGCGGCGCGCTCACGGGCCTGCGCCGGCGCATGGGCGTGGTGTTCCAGGATTTCCGGCTGCTCGATCACCTCACCACCTACGAGAACGTGGCGCTGCCCCTGCGCGTCCAGGGCCGGGCCGAGACGAGCTACCGGGCCGAGGTCGTCGAGCTCTTGCGCTGGGTCGGCCTCGGCGAGCGCATGCACGCCCTGCCCCCGCTGCTCTCGGGCGGCGAGAAGCAGCGGGCGGCCATCGCCCGGGCGCTGATCGGCCGGCCGGACCTCCTGCTCGCCGACGAGCCGACCGGCAACGTCGATCCGGGCCTCGGGCGGCGGCTGCTGCGCCTGTTCCTCGAATTGAACAAGCTCGGCACCTCGGTGATCATCGCGACCCACGATTACGGCATCATGGACACCGTGCCGGCGCGCCGCATGGTGCTGGGCGAGGGCCGCCTGCGGATCGAGGCATGA
- a CDS encoding cell division protein FtsX — protein MSVDRDTSGNTSGNTPNPPGSSAGRPAGRPAASDLERGAPERAARPAPEAAEPLPATLRRNAPLVPTDTAASRSLAAVIAILTFLAALCAGAAEMVSASAAQWQGSVAQEVTIQVRPAPGRDIETDLARAESVAKAEPGIAAAHVFSKQEAERLLEPWLGSGLDLGDLPVPRLITLTLGTPAPDLKRLRTSLGEALPGVASLDDHALWLQRLSTMANTFVGVGVGIVALVLVATGLAVAFATRGAMAGNREVVEVLHFVGADADFIARAFQRRFFGLGLRGGAIGAGLALLAFWLAGLLARAWRSGPAGDEIEALFGAFHIGWRGYAAVLAIGIIASLVTGVVSRLTVRRFLA, from the coding sequence ATGAGCGTGGACCGCGACACCTCCGGCAACACGTCCGGCAATACCCCCAATCCTCCCGGCTCATCCGCGGGCCGGCCCGCGGGGAGACCCGCGGCCTCCGACCTGGAGCGCGGCGCCCCGGAACGGGCGGCCCGCCCGGCGCCAGAGGCGGCCGAGCCGCTGCCGGCTACGCTCAGGCGCAACGCCCCCCTGGTGCCGACCGACACCGCCGCGAGCCGCTCGCTTGCGGCGGTCATCGCCATCCTGACCTTCCTGGCCGCGCTCTGCGCGGGCGCGGCCGAGATGGTCTCGGCGAGCGCGGCCCAGTGGCAGGGCAGCGTCGCCCAGGAGGTGACGATCCAGGTCCGCCCGGCGCCCGGGCGCGACATCGAGACCGACCTCGCCCGGGCCGAGAGCGTCGCGAAGGCCGAGCCCGGCATCGCGGCCGCCCACGTCTTCTCGAAGCAGGAGGCCGAGCGCCTGCTGGAACCCTGGCTCGGCAGCGGGCTCGACCTCGGCGACCTGCCGGTGCCGCGGCTCATCACCCTGACGCTCGGCACGCCCGCGCCCGACCTGAAGCGCCTGCGGACGAGCCTCGGCGAGGCCCTGCCGGGCGTGGCGAGCCTCGACGACCACGCGCTCTGGCTGCAGCGGCTCTCGACCATGGCCAACACCTTCGTGGGCGTGGGCGTCGGCATCGTCGCGCTGGTGCTGGTCGCCACGGGTCTTGCGGTCGCCTTCGCGACCCGGGGGGCGATGGCGGGCAACCGCGAGGTGGTGGAGGTGCTCCACTTCGTCGGCGCCGACGCCGACTTCATCGCCCGGGCCTTCCAGCGGCGCTTCTTCGGCCTGGGCCTGCGGGGCGGCGCGATCGGGGCGGGTCTCGCACTCCTGGCCTTCTGGCTGGCGGGGCTGCTCGCCCGCGCCTGGCGCTCGGGCCCGGCCGGCGACGAGATCGAGGCCCTGTTCGGCGCCTTCCACATCGGCTGGCGCGGCTACGCCGCCGTGCTCGCCATCGGCATCATCGCCTCGCTGGTGACGGGTGTGGTCTCGCGGCTGACGGTGCGGCGCTTCCTGGCCTGA
- a CDS encoding YdcF family protein: protein MPCASESNAGEPFGWRWDTARSLRTGESVDAGRPKPRLRRLGLGLLAGTGLGGIALGLGFLGFVDGLVRLERVPVDRADGIVVLTGGAQRIGDAIDLLAAGYGRRLLITGVNERTSRDEIARLNPSQRDLIACCVDLDYRARNTIGNAIETRRWMRRHRFGTVAVVTSNYHMPRTLIELDHVLEGADHVIPHPVVADGFDAARWWQCAGTARLLAAEYAKFLVAWVRTRFEDDPEQSRAAILIGRGKPVKMVAEPGATGALRAAAEPRL, encoded by the coding sequence ATGCCGTGCGCTTCCGAATCGAACGCGGGCGAGCCCTTCGGCTGGCGCTGGGACACGGCGCGCTCCCTGCGGACGGGCGAGTCGGTCGACGCCGGACGGCCGAAGCCCCGCCTGCGCCGGCTCGGCCTCGGGCTTCTGGCCGGAACGGGCCTGGGCGGTATCGCGCTCGGCCTCGGCTTCCTCGGCTTCGTGGACGGGCTCGTCCGGTTGGAGCGCGTTCCGGTCGACCGGGCGGACGGGATCGTGGTGCTCACCGGGGGCGCCCAGCGCATCGGCGACGCGATCGACCTGCTGGCCGCGGGCTACGGCCGGCGCCTGCTGATCACCGGGGTCAACGAGCGCACCAGCCGCGACGAGATCGCCCGCCTCAACCCGAGCCAGCGCGACCTGATCGCCTGCTGCGTCGATCTCGACTACCGGGCGCGCAACACGATCGGCAACGCGATCGAGACGCGCCGCTGGATGCGCCGCCACCGCTTCGGCACGGTCGCGGTGGTGACCTCGAACTACCACATGCCGCGCACGCTGATCGAACTCGACCACGTGCTGGAGGGTGCCGACCACGTGATCCCCCACCCCGTCGTCGCGGACGGGTTCGACGCCGCGCGCTGGTGGCAATGCGCGGGCACGGCGCGCCTGCTCGCCGCCGAGTACGCGAAGTTTCTCGTGGCCTGGGTGCGGACCCGCTTCGAGGACGATCCCGAGCAGTCCCGCGCGGCGATCCTGATCGGCCGGGGCAAGCCGGTGAAGATGGTAGCCGAACCGGGGGCAACGGGCGCGCTGCGGGCGGCGGCCGAGCCGCGGCTCTGA
- a CDS encoding HAD-IA family hydrolase produces the protein MLKVLIFDVDGTLAETEDLHRQAFNRAFAELGLPWHWSPATYRDLLAVMGGKERLAHFIDAEHPGDAASLHARAPEIHGLKTRLYGELVADGGLGLRPGIRRLITESREAGLRVAVATTTSRPNVDRLIAVNFPEGEQPFCVIAAGDEAARKKPAPDVFTLALERLGVRPSEAVAFEDSAAGIRSALDAGLPVVATRSQYTEGHPLDGAFSAISDLGEPDRPHRHLAGVAWPGGVVTLAALKAWHAAQG, from the coding sequence ATGCTGAAGGTGCTGATCTTCGACGTCGACGGCACGCTTGCCGAGACCGAGGACCTGCACCGGCAGGCCTTCAACCGCGCCTTCGCGGAACTCGGCCTGCCCTGGCACTGGTCGCCCGCGACCTACCGCGACCTGCTCGCCGTGATGGGTGGCAAGGAGCGGCTCGCCCACTTCATCGACGCCGAGCATCCGGGGGATGCCGCCTCGCTCCACGCGCGGGCGCCCGAGATCCACGGGCTCAAGACCCGGCTCTACGGCGAGCTGGTGGCCGATGGCGGCCTGGGCCTGAGGCCCGGCATCCGCCGGCTGATCACGGAGTCCCGGGAGGCCGGCCTGCGGGTCGCGGTGGCGACCACGACGAGCCGGCCGAACGTCGATCGCCTGATCGCGGTCAACTTCCCCGAGGGCGAGCAGCCCTTCTGCGTGATCGCGGCCGGCGACGAGGCGGCCCGCAAGAAGCCGGCGCCGGACGTGTTCACCCTGGCGCTGGAGCGCCTGGGCGTGCGCCCCTCCGAGGCGGTCGCCTTCGAGGATTCGGCGGCCGGCATCCGCTCGGCGCTGGATGCCGGGCTGCCGGTGGTGGCGACCCGCAGCCAGTACACCGAGGGCCACCCGCTCGACGGCGCCTTCTCGGCGATCTCCGATCTCGGCGAGCCGGACCGCCCGCACCGCCACCTCGCGGGCGTGGCCTGGCCGGGCGGCGTGGTGACGCTCGCGGCGCTGAAGGCATGGCACGCGGCGCAGGGCTGA
- the rpe gene encoding ribulose-phosphate 3-epimerase, giving the protein MTTRPPLIAPSILSADFSRLGEETRAVAAAGGDWIHLDVMDGHFVPNITFGPPVVKALRPHTDRFFDVHLMIAPADPYLAAFAEAGADGISVHVEAGPHIHRSLQTIRALGKRAGVALNPGTPAAMVEPLLDMVDLVLVMTVNPGFGGQSFLPGALETVSRVRTMIAERDIRIQVDGGIDPRTVEAAARAGADVFVAGNAVFKDGPAAYAERIAAIRAGAQAAGGAGPLAC; this is encoded by the coding sequence ATGACTACCCGTCCGCCCCTCATCGCGCCCTCGATCCTCTCGGCGGATTTCTCGCGGCTCGGCGAGGAGACGCGGGCGGTGGCCGCGGCCGGGGGCGACTGGATCCATCTCGACGTGATGGACGGCCATTTCGTGCCCAACATCACCTTCGGACCGCCGGTGGTGAAGGCGCTGCGGCCCCACACCGACAGGTTCTTCGACGTGCACCTGATGATCGCGCCGGCCGACCCCTACCTCGCGGCCTTCGCGGAGGCCGGCGCCGACGGCATCTCGGTCCATGTCGAGGCGGGGCCGCACATCCACCGCTCGCTCCAGACCATCCGGGCGCTCGGCAAGCGCGCGGGCGTGGCGCTCAATCCCGGCACGCCGGCCGCGATGGTCGAGCCGCTCCTCGACATGGTCGACCTCGTGCTGGTGATGACTGTCAATCCGGGCTTCGGCGGCCAGAGCTTCCTGCCCGGCGCGCTGGAGACCGTCTCGCGGGTCCGCACCATGATCGCGGAGCGCGACATCCGGATCCAGGTCGATGGCGGCATCGACCCCAGGACCGTCGAGGCGGCTGCGCGGGCGGGCGCCGACGTGTTCGTCGCCGGCAACGCCGTGTTCAAGGACGGTCCTGCCGCCTACGCGGAGCGGATCGCCGCGATCCGCGCGGGCGCCCAGGCGGCCGGCGGCGCCGGCCCGCTCGCATGCTGA